The segment TCGCATCCTTGCCATTTCCGCCGATTCGGATACCAGTTTTGCTCTGGCTGATGAATCGGGAGAGGATCTGGCTGTCAGGCGTTCTGCCCCGAATGAGATGGAAATTACGCCGCCGAACGGATGGAAAGAAGGCTATAATTATCTTATATCGCTTGAGAAAGAAAACCTGAAGGGTATATCCGGGAACACGTTTGCGGACACGGCCGGAGATATACGTTTCAGGGTTGTTCCCTCCGATACACTTGGATTCATGATCGGGTCGGTTGTCGATCCTGCGGGCGGCGACGGCTCTCTGTACCGTATAGCATGGAAACATATCGAAACCGGTACAGTCAGTGAAATCGGGATCAGAGGACCGGTCGAATGGGCGTCCGGAGGGGTGCTTCCGGGACGATATATAGCATACGCATACCGTGATGACGGCGACAGTACGGTGTTTCGCGGGATGGTTTCGCCGTTTCGGGCCGCCGAACAGGTTGTTGCTTATCCGGATACGATTAAGGTTGTTTCACGCTGGAAAACGGACACAATTCAATTCATTTTCGAATAAACTTTCTTCCGGAGGTCATGTATGAGCGAGTATATCAGCAGAGGACGTAAAGCCCGACGGTGTTACGGTTTTGACGAGATCGCCCTCGTTCCGGGTGATGTTACCTTCAACCCCAATGAAGTCGATGTCTCCTGGATGCTTGAAGGTATTAAAATCGATGTTCCGATCCTGGCTGCGGCTATGGACGGGGTTGTCGATACACGGTTTGCCATCGAAATGGGAAAATTCGGCGGACTTGCGGTGCTTAATCTCGAGGGTGTCCAGACACGTTACGAAAACCCATCGGAAATTCTCGATGCGATTGCGAACTCCACGCCCGAAGAAGCGACAAAACTCGTGCAGGGAATCTACAAGGTTCCGGTAAAAGAGGAGTTGATCGAAAAACGTATTGCCGAAATCAAGAACGCAGGTGTGCGTGCGATTGTTTCTTCGATTCCCCAGAAAGCACAGCGGTATGGCGACATTGCCCAGAGCGCGGGCGTGGATATTTTCGTCGTACAGTCGACTGTCACCACAGTTCGTCATATTTCAAAAGAATATGAACCGCTTAATTTCGAGCGTTTGTGCAAAAAGATGAAAGTGCCTGTTATCGCTGGAAATACAGTGAGTTACACTGCGAGCCTCGAACTTATGGAAACGGGGATTTCCGCTCTCCTCGTCGGCATCGGTCCGGGAGCTGCATGCACGACACGGGGAGTTCTCGGTATCGGAATGCCCCAGGTGACCGCTACCGCTGACTGTGCGTCCGCCCGTGATTTCTGGCTTAAGAAATCCGGCAGATACGTACCCATTATCACCGATGGCGGTATGAGCTCGGGAGGTGACATCTGCAAGGCTTTTGCGAGCGGCGCCGATGCCGTGATGATTGGATCGTCCTTTGCCCGCGCCAAGGAAGCCCCCGGCAGAGGGTACCACTGGGGTATGGCGACATCGCACGAGAATCTGCCCCGCGGAACCCGTATAAGAGTTGGAGTTACCGGTACCCTCGAGCAGATACTGTTCGGGCCTGCCGAGCTCGATGACGGCAGCCAGAATCTGATGGGTGCTCTGCGGACTTCAATGGGTTCTCTCGGCGCGAGTAATATTCGCGAGATGCAGCTTGCCCAGATTATCATCGCACCTTCCATAAAGACCGAGGGTAAAGTTTTCCAGACAGCTCAGCGAGTGGGAATGGGCAAGTGACATGAATTTTGTGAGAAACTGTACAGCCGCGGTATGTCTCATTGTGTTTGCCGGTGCAATGGTATCCGATACACATGCCCGCGAGCCGCTGACCATTGCCCGGCTTAAATACGGGGGAGGAGGGGACTGGTACTCGAATCCGTCTTCTCTCCCCAATCTCATGAAATTCGTTCAGGAAAACGCATCCATTCCGGTTACCGGTACGGAAACGGCAGTCGCTGTAGGGGATGAGGAACTTTTTGATTACCCCATCGTCTACATGAATGGGCATGGGAACATATCGTTTACCCAGTCGGAAACTGCATCTCTCAGGAGATACCTCACTTCCGGAGGATTCCTGATCGCTGATGACAATTATGGCATGGATAAAAGCTTCAGACGGGAAATAAAAAAGGTTTTTCCTGACAAAGAACTGGTGCTTCTTCCAAAAAATCACCCTGTTTTCAACGCATTGTTCTCTTTTCCGGAAGGTATTCCCAAGATACATGAACATGACGGCAAACCTGCACAGGCATTCGGAATTTTCCATGAAGGGCGGATGGTCGTTTTTTATTCGTATGAATCAGACCTCGGCGACGGATGGGAAGATCCGTCGGTCCATAACGATCCTGAGCCGGTCAGGCTTTCCGCGTTGAAAATGGGAACGAATCTTATTGTCTGGGCACTCAGCCAGTGAGCGGTCCGCTGTAATGGAGCATATGTCCGATAATTCATATAATACTATTACCACACGCCTGAAGGCTGTGTCCCGGCGGTATATTATGGCTGGAGCGGCTGAAGCGTTCTGTGCTGCATGTGCTTTTTATGTCGGGCTTACAGCGGTATGTGCTCTCTATGAATCGTTTTATTACCTTCCCGCTCCTGTGCGGAAAATCCTTTTTTTTGCACTCCTTACAGTTTCGGCAGCAGTATTCAGCGTTCTCTTCATCATCCGGCTGGTTCACAGTCCCGGATTGGATGAATGCTCCCGGATGGTCGAGCGAAAATACCCGCATCTCCATGACCGTCTCATCAGCGCTGTACAGCTTGGAAAGCTCGATGACTCCGCGCTCAAGGGCCAGTCATCGGCGCTCGTTGATGCGCTTGTCATCCGGGTCAATGAAGAAGTCCGTTCAATCGACATGCGCCGCGCTGTTTCTCTGGATCGCCTTGTTGCATGGATGCGGGCAGCATATGGCGCGGTAATTGCCGTGCTGGTCATATCGCTCTTTTTCCCCGGCCATATGCTTGTCGGACTCTATCGTCTTGCCGATTACACGCATACCTATCCTCTTCCCGGCGATATCATGGTTTATACCCTCGGCCGTGACAGTTCCATTATCAGGGGAGACAATTTTACCACGACGGGATTTGTTTCGGGCGGGGCGGGAAAAACCCTGAATATCCTCTATCGGTGGGATGATTCGGATATATGGAGTGTCAAACCGGTGCAATTCGATGAAAAATCGGGCTCATTTACCCTGACCGTTGAAAAGCCGCGAACCTCTTTCATGTATTACCTTGAGATGGAAGCATATGAAACCCCGCGATACCGGATAACCGTAATAGACCGTCCTGTCATCGAACAACTGGCGGTGGCGGTGACCTATCCCGGCTATACCGGTCTCGGCACGGTCAGCCGCAGCGATAATGACGGTAATATTCGCGCCCCCGGAGGCTCCAGAGTCGTTCTCACCGCAACGGCAAACAAGCCCATCGCGGAAATGATGCTGCACTGGAGCGATTCGACCGCCACGAAGTGCACCGTTGACCGTTTGACCGGTACCGCCTCCTTTTCCGTCACGCGCGACGCCGATTACTATATCGGGCTTGTCGATACGCTCGGTATATCGAATTCAAATCCTATATCGTACCGGGTGACCTGTCTGAAAGACGAGAATCCCGTAGTGGCGATTCTGAGCCCTGTTTCCGATGTTGAACTGCCGCGTTCGAAGCGTTTTCCCATCGTATACAGGGCGCGTGACGATTTCGGGCTTTCTGCAGTAACGCTCAATTTCCAGCTTCCACAGGAAAAGACACCCCGCGAGGTATCGCTTAAAAAGGGTGTGATCGATAAGGATATTCTCGATGAATATCAGTGGAGCCTGTCAGGTCTGGGTCTTTTACCCGAGGATACCGTTACGTATTTCATCACGGTATATGATAACGATACGGTCAACGGTCCGAAGAAGGGTGTCTCCGAAACACGGACTGTCAGGGTTCCCTCGCTGACCGACCTCCTGAGCGACTCCATCGATAAACAGGAAAACGGCATTCAAACACTTCGCGAAATGACCGAACGCGCAGCCCGTCAGGGGAAAAAACTTGAGGATTTGCAGCGTAACATCAAGAGCGGTAAAGAGATGGACTGGTCGGAGAAAAATGCCCTCAATGAAGCCACAAAAGATTTTGAAAATATGCAGCAGGAGTTGAAGAATCTTTCGGATGTGATCAAGAATACCGCCGATAAACTCTCCCAGGAGGATGTGGCGGCGCTCGAAACACTCGAAAAGATGCAGAAAATATCCCAGATGATGAATGAACTGGCCGACGGCTACATGAAGGATGCGTTGAAGCGTCTCGCCGAAGCCGCGGCCCAGCTCGACCCGGAAAAGATTAACAAGGCGCTCGAGCAGTATAAGTTTTCTTCTGACGTTATGAAGGAAAAGCTTGACCGTTTCATCAAGCTCCTCGAACAGGTAAAATCCATTCAGCGTTTTGAAATGGCGCAGAGAATACTTGAAGATATTTCGTTCAGACAGGC is part of the bacterium genome and harbors:
- a CDS encoding GuaB3 family IMP dehydrogenase-related protein, translated to MSEYISRGRKARRCYGFDEIALVPGDVTFNPNEVDVSWMLEGIKIDVPILAAAMDGVVDTRFAIEMGKFGGLAVLNLEGVQTRYENPSEILDAIANSTPEEATKLVQGIYKVPVKEELIEKRIAEIKNAGVRAIVSSIPQKAQRYGDIAQSAGVDIFVVQSTVTTVRHISKEYEPLNFERLCKKMKVPVIAGNTVSYTASLELMETGISALLVGIGPGAACTTRGVLGIGMPQVTATADCASARDFWLKKSGRYVPIITDGGMSSGGDICKAFASGADAVMIGSSFARAKEAPGRGYHWGMATSHENLPRGTRIRVGVTGTLEQILFGPAELDDGSQNLMGALRTSMGSLGASNIREMQLAQIIIAPSIKTEGKVFQTAQRVGMGK
- a CDS encoding DUF4159 domain-containing protein, translated to MNFVRNCTAAVCLIVFAGAMVSDTHAREPLTIARLKYGGGGDWYSNPSSLPNLMKFVQENASIPVTGTETAVAVGDEELFDYPIVYMNGHGNISFTQSETASLRRYLTSGGFLIADDNYGMDKSFRREIKKVFPDKELVLLPKNHPVFNALFSFPEGIPKIHEHDGKPAQAFGIFHEGRMVVFYSYESDLGDGWEDPSVHNDPEPVRLSALKMGTNLIVWALSQ